The nucleotide sequence TTGTCGGCAGGGTCTATGCCATAGCCCATATTTTGGATATCTTCTTCATTAAGAGCTGAGTCATCGGCGGAATTAAAAGAATCATTAATTTGGTTAATTTGCTCGGCAGTGTCTGAATCTACTCCCTTTGCAATTGCATTTGTTGTAGATAAAAGCAAAATTAAACTAATTAAAAACCAACGCTTCATAATTATATTATGCCCTATTTTTTGATTAAAACAATATCCATAATATAATTCATAGAAGAAGTATAAAAATCATCAATCAGAACGAATATTTTATGAAAAACAAAGAAATACAGCTTAATATCGCAAATTATTGGCAAATTCAATTTATATTGGAAGATTTGAGCACCCAATTTCCAAAAAATGAACTAAAAGAGAAGATGGAATTTGATAAACTAATCGCTAAAAAGAAACTTGTTCCATATGTCGCAACGTATGGCGATGATATTGTAGGATACGTTATTTTTGCACAAACGGACAACAAAGATTTTTTGTGGCTTGATTACTTTGCTGTATTAAAAAAATATCATTCACATGGATTTGGGGCGAAAATACTTGAAAAAATGAGTAAAATTGAAAGCGAAAAAAAGGGCGTTTTCTTCGAAATAGAAATCCCGACAAGTGAAGCCCCTCATACGATAAGACGTCTTAATTTTTATAAAAGACAAAATGCAGAGATTATGGATTTCAAATACCTGTATCCGACTCAAGAGGATTTTATTGAAATGAAACTTTGTTTTCTTCCTTTCAGCTCAAAACTTCCCGATAAAAAAGCATCATTTAATGTAATAAAAAATGTTTTTTCAAATATTCACGCAAACCTTTTTCATCTTCAAAGGATTATTGAAAAAATGGAAGAAATAAATGCCCTAAAGCCTTGATTTACCAGAAATCGGCACCGTATTTTTTCCAAGGAAGAATTTTTTCTTCTATGCGTTTTTTCAACTCTGAAACGGTCTGTCCGTCAGCCGTCACAACTTCATCGTCTTTAGAGAAAGACAATTCATACAAAAGTTCTTTAAGACCTCTTACAAGCTTTTTTGCCCGTTCTTTTTGTTCAAACTGCCACCCCTTATACCCACAGGATTGGGGAGTAACAGACCAAGCATTTTTAGGATAAATTTTGCATTCCTCCTCACGATTTTGATAAATACTGCAAGTGTTTTGAGAGGAAAGGTGCATGCAATAGTAGAAATAGATCTGCTTAGTGTCATTATTTTCATCATTTAAGACGTAATTTTTTAACGCCTCAAAAAAGCCCTCATCAACTGATTTTGCGAGCTCATCTGATTCATAAGGCATATATTTTTGAATAAAATCTTTTGCAAAGGCATTGCCACTTTCAGCCTGTTTTTTAAATTCATCAAAAGAAGCTTTCATAGCAATTAATTTGCAGCATTTTCCGCATTTCAAGCAAAGCAACGAATCTTCATCAGGTTCATACATATCAATCATTTTATCCATTGTCACATTATAAATTAAGATAAAAAAATAATCAAAAATATAAAAAATAAACTTTACAATAACCTAAAATTATGCAAAAATTAGCATTGGCTATAAAAATTAGATAAATATTCTATACAATATTAAGAAATCGTTACATATTCCATAATAGCTAAAGCTATTTATAATAAAAGGATTGCCCTTATACTATAAAAACAATTTATAAAAAATAGTATATATTTACAGGTTTACTAGCAAAAAAAAATTTGCCAAGGGTTTTATACGAAAGATACAATTAACGATTTATGAATGAAAGATAAACACGGAGAAAATTTAATATGTCAGAAATTAATAACATGCCTAATATAGGCACAAAGGTTGATGCTATTCAGCCTAAAAAAATCGAACAACCGGAAGTTAAACCTCAACCGGAAGAAACTCAAGCGGAATGTCCTAATTGCGATATACCGGCTGGTTTGGGAGTTGCAGGACAGTCACAAGTTAAGCAACCTGAAAATATCTTAACTGATATTGATTTTGCAAAAAAGCACCCTGAATTGGTAGAAAAAGCAGACAAATACTTTGATATAACATTGAATGGATTGTTAGCAAAAGGTGAGCCTGACGCTTACGAAAAGGCATGCCAGTTAACAAAAGCTTTTACAGAAGAATTTGCCCAACAAGGTTAAGTTATAAAAATCAAAAGAAATAGCGAAGACAGCAATGTTCTCGCTATTTTTTTGTGAGAAATTAATTAGGATAACAAATTTTCGGATAAGAAACTCAAATATGTAAAAATCTTGCTAAGATGGCGAACTGGTGTTAATATAATTGAGCATTTAAATAGAGGATATTGCACTTAATATGACATTAAATAAACCTACAGAAGCTAAAGACCGAATAATCTTAGCATTAGATGTTGACACACTTGAAGAAGTTGAAAAATACACAGTTATGCTGAAAGACTATGTAGGCTACTTTAAAGTCGGATTGCAGCTTTATACTTCTTGCGGCTACAAGGCGATTGAACTTATAAAAGAGCATGGTGGTAAAGTCTATTTCGATGGAAAATTCCATGATATTCCTAATACTGTCGCAAAAGCCAGCGTAAACCTCTTAAAAAGAGGCATAGATTTTTTCAATATAAATGCAAGCGGTGGCTCAAAAATGATTTCAACCACCGTTAAATTATGTCGAGAAACAGCCAAAAAGCTTGATTTGCCGGTTCCTACGATTTTAGGCGTGACATTGCTATCTAGTTTTGGACAAAGAACGCTTACTGAAGAATTAAATGTTAATGAAAATATAGATGAATATGTTACTCATATTGCAAAAATAGCCAAAGAAGCGGGCATAAGCGGGGTAATTGCATCTGCAACAGAAGCTAAAAGAATTCGTCAAGAAATAGGCGAAGATTTTATGATAATGTGCCCTGCGATAAGACCGACTTGGTCAGTTGTAAATGACCAAATCAGAGTTGTTTCACCCTCTGATGCAATTGAAGCGGGGGTCGATTATATGGTTATAGGAAGACCAATCACCTCAGCTGATGACCCTGTTGCTGCTGCAAAATTGATTATTAACGAAATAGAAGAAGCACTTGCTCAAAAAGAAGCAAATGAAAAAGAAACTATTTAGGAGAATTTTATGAGAATAGGTGTTCCCAAAGAAATAAAAAGCGGTGAATACCGTGTAGCCTTGGTGCCTGCAAATGTCCAGGCTTTAGTTCAAAACGGACATGAAGTTTTTGTAGAAAAAAATGCAGGAATAAATTCTGATTTTGATGATGAGTTATACAAAAGTCAAGGTGCTGTAATTCTTGATTCAGGGGCAGATGTTTATAAAGCATCTGACTTAATTATAAAAGTTCAAGAGCCACAACCCAGTGAATACGGATATTTGCAAGAACATCAAATACTATTTACCTATTTGCATCTTGCAACGGATAAAGAACTTACAAATATTTTGTTAAAGAAAAAGATTACGGCAATAGCCTATGAAACAATAGAAACATCAGACGGAAGCCTTCCATTGTTAGTACCGATGAGCGAAGTTGCAGGTAAAATGTCTGTTCAAATCGGAGCTAATTTGCTTGAAAAGCAAAATGGCGGAGCTGGTGTGTTGGTAGGTGGAGTTGCAGGAGTCCCACCCGCTAAGATAGTTATAGTAGGAGCAGGAGTAGTCGGTGTTAATGCGGCACGAGTCGCTGTAGGGCTCGGAGCTGATGTTAGAATGTTAGATTCTAATATAACAAAACTCCGTTATGTAGAGCGAATTTTCGGGGCTAATGTCAAGACTTATATGTCTAACGAATATAATTTAACAAACCAAATAAAAAAAGCTAACATTGTTATCGGGGCGGTTTTGGTTCCCGGGAACAAAACGCCGAAGATTGTTTCGGAAAAAATGGTAAAAGAAATGAAGAAGGGCTCTGTAATTGTAGATGTAGCGATAGACCAAGGCGGCTGCGTCGAAACGATGGACAGAATAACTTCTCATACAAATCCGACATTTGAAAAATACGGTGTAATTCACTATAGCGTCGCCAATATCGCAGGAGCTGTATCAAAAACATCAACTGTTGCTTTGACAAACGCTACCCAAAGTTATTTGTTGAACCTTGCAGATTTAGGATTGATAGAGTCTGCTAAAAAGTCACCATCATTGGCTAAAGGTATAAATACTTATGAAGGGAAAGTGACTAATAAGGCGGTGGCAGAAGCTTTAGGGCTAAAATATTCTGAAATTTCTATGCAAATCGGTTTTTAAATTATTTCGCAATGCTTAAATATTTTCTGAAAGCTTTACCTGATTCTAAAGTTTGAAATGCCGCAATTATGGCTTTTTCAATAGATGGAGCAATTTTTGTCGCATAAAACATTAATGCCATATTTAGAGCAATCGCATTAAATTTTGCATCTTTTGTTTTGCAAGACAATATATCTTTTGCCAAATTTGCGTTGTAAAGAGGCGTTGCCCCTGTAAGTTTTTTTGCTTCTACTTGCTCTATCGTGTAGTCGGTCGGGTTAATTACGTAGTTTGAGATTTTACCATCTCGTAACTCAAATATTTGAGTGCCGGAAGTGACAGAAACCTCATCGAAAAGAGGGTCTATTGAGCAAGCTATGATTGCATTTTTGACGTTTTTATTTTTAAGTTCAAACATATATTGCATAGCGAATTCTGTAGAATTGAGCCCTATAAAATAAGAGAAATCCGAACCGAGAGTCAATATAGGGCACAAGTTTTCAAGAACGAGTTGAGGTTCAGCTTCAATAAACGCTATCCCATTCTTTGCGAGATATTTTTCAACGTCAGAAATATTGTTTGCAATTTTTACATTTACAAAATCCAAAAAATGACCTGCATTACATTTTTTCAACCCGTTGAAATCTGTATGTTTAATAATTTGAAGCCCGACAGAAGAAGCGGCAATAGCTGCCAAAGTCGAAATATTAATGGCATTGGGGCTCAAGCCACCACCACCTGTCACATAAAGAACCTTATTCATAAGGTAATTATTTCACATATTCAAAGAACCTGCAATCATGCATGTTTACGAATATATTTACATATTGTAACAATCATAATAAAAAGGCAATTTTCGCTCTCCGAATTTGTTTATATTAATACAAGGGGATTTTAAAAACTTAATTATTGGGGGAACATATTATGGCAGTAGGACCAAAGGATTCAATAGACAGATTACTTGTAAAGAAGTATCAAGCAGAAAAAGTTGATAATCCGACAATGACAAAATTAATTGATTCACAAAAAATGTTGGAAACAATGAATGATTACGCTTTAATGCACAGAAATATGCTTGCATTGAACGATACTTTACAAAAAGCATGTGCAGCTATAAATTCAAAAACAGCAGTTTATAAAACAAGAAAAAGAGTTTCAGCAGCTAGCTAATTAAAGTAATAACTGGATTTAAAATTATATTTGATTTACGATACAAAACGGAAAAAAGGAAGTATCGTAATGAAAAAAATAATACTCGCATCGACCTCTCCAAGACGCCAAGACCTTTTAGCAGGTTTGGGTTTGGTTTTTGAATGTATTTCCCCCTCTTTTGAAGAAAACATTCTTAAAGAAAATTTCAGCTACGAAGACATTGAGCAAACTGCCCTCGGGAAAGCTCGCTCAGTTGCAATAGAAACAAAAGACTCCGCTCTGATAATCAGTGCGGATACAGTTGTAATTGAAAACAATTTTGTTTTAGGAAAACCAAAAGACAAAACAGAAGCATTTAAAATGCTTAATCAATTAAGCGGAAAAACACATACAGTAGTAACAGCAATAGCGGTGGTTGATACGGATAAAAAAAGAGAAATTCTTGAGTCAACTACAAGCTTTGTAACATTTAAAAATCTTTCAAATGAGCTTATAAATTATTATGTTGAAGAATATTCACCTCTTGATAAGGCAGGAGCTTACGGTATTCAGGAATTACCTGATGGCTTTGTTGAAAAAATCGAGGGCGATTTTGATAATATAATGGGGCTTCCGACAAAAACCTTAATAAAAATGCTTACAACTATAAATAATTAACCCCGTTTATAGTAATATATTTGTATATGAAAACATTGATGGAGAAAAAGTAATGACAAACCAGTTAGTCAAAGAAAAAATAAGAGACGTTTTAGACTTTCCAGTTAAAGGAATTGTGTTCAAAGATATAACAACAGCAGTTAGAGATCCTCAAGCACTTAGAGATATGATTCATTTTTTGACAGACAAATTTGCTGATAAAAAAATCGACTACGTTGCAGGTATTGAATCAAGAGGATTTATTTTCGGAGCAGCTGTTGCCGCAAACTTGAATGCCGGATTTATTTTAGTAAGAAAACCGGGCAAATTGCCTGCAGAAACAATAAGCCAAGAATATTCGCTTGAATACGGTACAGATAAAATTGAGATTCATAAAGACGCAATAGAACCCGGTAAAAACGTACTTATCATTGATGACTTACTAGCTACAGGAGGAACAGTAGCTGCTACCTGCCAATTGATTAATAAAACAGGTGCAAAAGTAGTAGGGGCTGCATTTATTATTGAACTTGAAGCTTTAAAAGGCAGAGAAAAACTACCTAAAGACCTTGAAATAGTTTCAATGGTCACATATTAGACAAAATTATAAATAAAAACGTTAGACTTTAAAAAATTAAATATTAAATAATAATTACAAAAATCCAAGGCTATATAGAACATGGGTGATGAAGACAAGCAGTTTGAGGCAAGTCAGCAAAAACTGCAAAAAGCAAGAAAAGAAGGGCAAGTAGTAAAATCAAAAGATTTTTCTATGGCAATTGCCCTTGTCGTAATGTTCATGGCTATTTTTAAACTTGCACCGTTTATCTGGGACCAAATAACGAAACTTTTTGTTCTTTGTTACGAGCAAATCCCGAATAAGCATCTTGAGCAAATAGGTTATACTTATTTTTTGTTTATATCGCTGGTCCCTACGCTTTTGATAATCGGACCGATATTATTTTTAGCAGCATTTATAGCGATTATGGGCGATATGATTCAAATCGGACCTTTGATTACGATGAGCCCGTTATCCCCTAAGCTTGATAAGCTAAATCCCACAAAATATTTCAAAAATCTAGCCTCCGTAAAGACCTTGTTTGAATTAGTAAAAAACATTGTTAAAGTGGCACTATTAGGGTATATAGGCTGGGTTGTCTATAGTGCTCATTTAGAAACAATTTTGGGTTTGGCTGCAATCGATAACCATTTTGCGATAATGATAGAATTCGGCAAGTTGCTGTTGGATTTTATAACAAAAGCCGGAATTGCGTTTTTAATAATAGCTGCAGCCGACTATGGAATGACAAGATGGAAATTTCTCCAAGACCAAAAAATGTCCTTTAAAGAAGTAAAAGATGAGTATAAGAACTCAGAAGGCGACCCACATGTTAAAGCCGCCCTACGTCAAAAAAGACAACAAATGCTTCAAAAAGGTATGATGGACTCTGTTCCAACAGCAGATTTTGTCGTTACAAACCCGACCCATATTGCCTGTGCTTTAAAATACGACCAAGAAAAAATGGAATCACCAAAACTTATAGCAAAAGGTACGGAGCTTTTTGCAAAAAAAATTATCGAAATAGCCCGTGAAAACGCTATTCCGGTGGTAGAAAATCCACCAGTTGCAAGAGCACTGTTCCGTATGGTAGAATTAAATTCATACATACCACCTGACTTATATAAGGCAGTAGCAGAAATCCTGCTTTTTGTATACAATTTGCGTAATCCGCAAAAAAGGTTTAATATAGATAATAAACAGAAATAGAAACAGATATAGATAAGATTGCTTTGTGGTTACAGAAGTGCACTCAAAACTAAAAGATTACATAGAAATCATTGAAAAGGTTGCAAAAGTTGAGCAACGTCGTATCCCCTCTCACATGGTGGAATACGAGGAGTTGGTCAGCATAGGTATCATTGCGATTCAAGCGATGATAAAAGGCAAATCCGAAGAACAGCTTGCAAGATATAACAATGCTTATATTGCAACAGCTGTCAGATGGGCTATTAGAAACGAATTGAGAAATCGTTATAAATGGTATTCATTGAAACATAAAAAAGAAACTGAAGAAGAAGGTAGCTCCAGTGGCGGTGAAAACGGAATTTCTCCCGGAAAAGTCAGAGAAGCCATTTATGAAACAATTCTTTCAATCGACAGCATAGCGGCAAATTCTTCTGATAACGACTCACCTTTCGATTTTATCAAAGACCCTTCTGCGTTACCAGACGAAAAAGCTGAAATTTCAGAACTTGGAAGAGTTATAAGAGAAGCAATTGCTACGTTGCCACAAAAAGACAGAACAATTGTTGAATATAGATTTTATAGAAACATGCAAGTTAAAGAAATTGCAGAACAAGTCGGCTTGTCATCTTCAAGAATAACAAGAATAGTCCAAGCGTCGCTTAATTACGTCAGAGAATACTTGAAAAAGCGTGAACATTACGACTATTAAGAATTAGTGTAGTGATTAAAAATTAAAAACAGCTTGTTATTTGCCATTGAGGTGATTTTGGACTGCATAGGCTAAGAATTTGCCCCCGACAAACATTCCTATACCGGCAGCAACACCTGCAGCAACGGGACCTAACAATGCAGCTCCGAGGACACCGCCTAAAGCACCTACGATAGCACCTGCAGCCACTTGAGATTCTTTTGAGGGCTTGTAGTCTTTTATACTTGATGTATTTTCAGGACTTTTAGCCTTGACAAATGAATCCGCAACGCCAGCTGTGGCAGCCGCTTTTTCAGTGTTTTGAACATTTGCGACTTTAGTAACATTGCTTGCTTCGGGTTTTTGTAAACTGTTTACTCTGCTTTTTATTTCGAATATATCACGAGTCAATCTTGTATCCATGACGACTCTGTCTTGGGAGCGTCTTTCTCTGCCTGAGCGTCTTTCAACATCAACAGGCACACTTGATTGTCTTCTGTCGGCAATAGCTTTGTATTGCGGATATAATCGTTGAACTTCTAACATTTTTTCCCTTTAATAACACTTATTCTTGATTGAATTAAACCATGTAAAGAATTTTTTTGCTAGTTATAAGGGATATTGTATTACATTTGTGAAGCAATTAGAGCTTGTGAAACGTCGTCAATAATATCGTCAATATCTTCTAACCCTACAGAAATTCTTATGAAGCTTTCATCGATACCGCAAGCTTTCATTTGCTCCGAAGATAATTGTCTGTGTGTAGTTAAAGCAGGATAAGTAACGATAGTTCTTGCATCTCCAATGTTTGTAGCGTGGATTAAAAGTTTCAAATTTTCGATAAATTTTTGTCCTTGCTCTCTGGTTCCTTTAATTCCGAAACTCAAAAGAGAAGACGCACCTTTTTTAAGATATTTTTGAGCAAGATTGTAATATTTGTCAGTTTTTAACCCGGGATAATTGACCCATTCAACAGCGGGGTTACTGCTTAGGAAAGTTGCCAATTTCAACGCAGAATCAGCATGACGTTGCATTCTTAGGTGCAAAGTATCGAGTCCGATTAGGGTAAGATAAGCGTTAAAAGGACTCATGCAGGTTCCCAAATCTCTTAACAAATGAGTGCGAGCTTTTACAATAAAAGCTGCTTTACCAAAAGTTTTTGTATAGCTTAAACCGTGGTAACTTGGGTCTTCATTGACCAAATCGGGAAATTTTCCTGATTTAGCCCAGTCAAAATTACCGGCATCGACAACAGCACCCCCCATTGCGTTCCCGTGACCTGAAATATATTTTGTTGTGGAGTGAACAACTATGTCAGCACCAAATTCAAACGGGCGTAGGAAGTAAGGACTTGGAACGGTATTATCAACTATTAATGGAATTGAATATTTATGAGCAACGTTTGCAAGAGCTTCAATATCAGCGACGTTGATATCGGGATTGCCGAGAGCCTCTGAAAAAATACAAACGGTTTTATCAGTTATAACTTTTTCATAATCAGCGATGTCATTTGAGTCGACAAAAACGGTTTTTATTCCAAATTTTTTCAAAGTAACGCAAAGAAGGTTGATAGTGCCGCCATACAAGGTTGAAGAAGCAACAACTTCATCACCGGCTTTTGCAAGGTTTAAAACGGCAGTCAAAGAAGCTGCTTGCCCGGATGAAACAGCTAAAGCCCCGACTCCGCCTTCAAGCATAGCCAAACGTTCTTCTAAAACTTGAGTTGTAGGATTTGAAATTCTCGTGTAAATATCGCCACCGCACTTCAGGTCGAATAAATCTGCAGCATAATCAACCGTATCAAAATCAAACGCAGTAGTTTGGTAAATGGGCACGCTGATGCAATGTCTGTTTTTACCTGCTTTGTGAGCACCTTGAACAGCAATAGTATCAAATTTCATAACTAAATCCTTATTTTTATTGTCCTATATTATATTTTATGATGTTTGAAACCCAAGGTATATAGCTAAATTTTCCGTTCCAAGCACCGGCTGATAAATATATAGTAACAGCCAAAACCAACATTTGTATAATTGTCAAATGAAGCCAAGGCAAGTTAATAATAGCAGCGTTGAAGAAGAATACAATTGCTCCGACTAAGACATTTATACCGGGTATATAGCCCAAAATATTAATTATAAATATTAAGAGTTGAGAAACGATGAAGAATCCAAAAGCTAAAAATATAGCTTGATAGATGTGGAATTTCAAAAAAGGTTTAAGATTTTGTTTCAACAAAGCACCCAAAATAATCCAAATAAACCCGACAAACCCAAAAGTAAAATAGGA is from Candidatus Gastranaerophilales bacterium and encodes:
- a CDS encoding YkgJ family cysteine cluster protein, which gives rise to MDKMIDMYEPDEDSLLCLKCGKCCKLIAMKASFDEFKKQAESGNAFAKDFIQKYMPYESDELAKSVDEGFFEALKNYVLNDENNDTKQIYFYYCMHLSSQNTCSIYQNREEECKIYPKNAWSVTPQSCGYKGWQFEQKERAKKLVRGLKELLYELSFSKDDEVVTADGQTVSELKKRIEEKILPWKKYGADFW
- a CDS encoding sigma-70 family RNA polymerase sigma factor, which produces MVTEVHSKLKDYIEIIEKVAKVEQRRIPSHMVEYEELVSIGIIAIQAMIKGKSEEQLARYNNAYIATAVRWAIRNELRNRYKWYSLKHKKETEEEGSSSGGENGISPGKVREAIYETILSIDSIAANSSDNDSPFDFIKDPSALPDEKAEISELGRVIREAIATLPQKDRTIVEYRFYRNMQVKEIAEQVGLSSSRITRIVQASLNYVREYLKKREHYDY
- the ald gene encoding alanine dehydrogenase → MRIGVPKEIKSGEYRVALVPANVQALVQNGHEVFVEKNAGINSDFDDELYKSQGAVILDSGADVYKASDLIIKVQEPQPSEYGYLQEHQILFTYLHLATDKELTNILLKKKITAIAYETIETSDGSLPLLVPMSEVAGKMSVQIGANLLEKQNGGAGVLVGGVAGVPPAKIVIVGAGVVGVNAARVAVGLGADVRMLDSNITKLRYVERIFGANVKTYMSNEYNLTNQIKKANIVIGAVLVPGNKTPKIVSEKMVKEMKKGSVIVDVAIDQGGCVETMDRITSHTNPTFEKYGVIHYSVANIAGAVSKTSTVALTNATQSYLLNLADLGLIESAKKSPSLAKGINTYEGKVTNKAVAEALGLKYSEISMQIGF
- a CDS encoding EscU/YscU/HrcU family type III secretion system export apparatus switch protein, with translation MGDEDKQFEASQQKLQKARKEGQVVKSKDFSMAIALVVMFMAIFKLAPFIWDQITKLFVLCYEQIPNKHLEQIGYTYFLFISLVPTLLIIGPILFLAAFIAIMGDMIQIGPLITMSPLSPKLDKLNPTKYFKNLASVKTLFELVKNIVKVALLGYIGWVVYSAHLETILGLAAIDNHFAIMIEFGKLLLDFITKAGIAFLIIAAADYGMTRWKFLQDQKMSFKEVKDEYKNSEGDPHVKAALRQKRQQMLQKGMMDSVPTADFVVTNPTHIACALKYDQEKMESPKLIAKGTELFAKKIIEIARENAIPVVENPPVARALFRMVELNSYIPPDLYKAVAEILLFVYNLRNPQKRFNIDNKQK
- a CDS encoding adenine phosphoribosyltransferase, giving the protein MTNQLVKEKIRDVLDFPVKGIVFKDITTAVRDPQALRDMIHFLTDKFADKKIDYVAGIESRGFIFGAAVAANLNAGFILVRKPGKLPAETISQEYSLEYGTDKIEIHKDAIEPGKNVLIIDDLLATGGTVAATCQLINKTGAKVVGAAFIIELEALKGREKLPKDLEIVSMVTY
- a CDS encoding Maf family protein; translated protein: MKKIILASTSPRRQDLLAGLGLVFECISPSFEENILKENFSYEDIEQTALGKARSVAIETKDSALIISADTVVIENNFVLGKPKDKTEAFKMLNQLSGKTHTVVTAIAVVDTDKKREILESTTSFVTFKNLSNELINYYVEEYSPLDKAGAYGIQELPDGFVEKIEGDFDNIMGLPTKTLIKMLTTINN
- a CDS encoding GNAT family N-acetyltransferase — encoded protein: MKNKEIQLNIANYWQIQFILEDLSTQFPKNELKEKMEFDKLIAKKKLVPYVATYGDDIVGYVIFAQTDNKDFLWLDYFAVLKKYHSHGFGAKILEKMSKIESEKKGVFFEIEIPTSEAPHTIRRLNFYKRQNAEIMDFKYLYPTQEDFIEMKLCFLPFSSKLPDKKASFNVIKNVFSNIHANLFHLQRIIEKMEEINALKP
- the pyrF gene encoding orotidine-5'-phosphate decarboxylase, whose product is MTLNKPTEAKDRIILALDVDTLEEVEKYTVMLKDYVGYFKVGLQLYTSCGYKAIELIKEHGGKVYFDGKFHDIPNTVAKASVNLLKRGIDFFNINASGGSKMISTTVKLCRETAKKLDLPVPTILGVTLLSSFGQRTLTEELNVNENIDEYVTHIAKIAKEAGISGVIASATEAKRIRQEIGEDFMIMCPAIRPTWSVVNDQIRVVSPSDAIEAGVDYMVIGRPITSADDPVAAAKLIINEIEEALAQKEANEKETI
- a CDS encoding O-acetylhomoserine aminocarboxypropyltransferase/cysteine synthase; its protein translation is MKFDTIAVQGAHKAGKNRHCISVPIYQTTAFDFDTVDYAADLFDLKCGGDIYTRISNPTTQVLEERLAMLEGGVGALAVSSGQAASLTAVLNLAKAGDEVVASSTLYGGTINLLCVTLKKFGIKTVFVDSNDIADYEKVITDKTVCIFSEALGNPDINVADIEALANVAHKYSIPLIVDNTVPSPYFLRPFEFGADIVVHSTTKYISGHGNAMGGAVVDAGNFDWAKSGKFPDLVNEDPSYHGLSYTKTFGKAAFIVKARTHLLRDLGTCMSPFNAYLTLIGLDTLHLRMQRHADSALKLATFLSSNPAVEWVNYPGLKTDKYYNLAQKYLKKGASSLLSFGIKGTREQGQKFIENLKLLIHATNIGDARTIVTYPALTTHRQLSSEQMKACGIDESFIRISVGLEDIDDIIDDVSQALIASQM